The nucleotide window CACCTGGAAGCTGGCCCAGGACCTGGGCGATGCCTCAGGCGTGGCCGGCGGCGGCCAGGCGCTGGTGGACCTGATCGTGGAGCACACCCACACCTGCTACCTGGGTGACCGCAGCCATCGCCAGGCTTGGGGCTACGGCTGCGGCACCTGCCCGGCCTGCGAGCTGCGCGCACGCGGCCATGCGGCTTATGTAGCGGGGTGTTCGTCGGTCAGCGTGTAGCGCGCGCCGCCGCTATCACCGTGCGGGCGTGGTGTCAGCGTCCAGCGCCGGTCATGGAAAGTCGCCACGCTGGGGCGATGTGCTATCGAAATAAGAGCGCCTTGCGCAGATTCCACCTGCGCTAGAAGCCTTTTATAGACCAAATTCTCGGTGGACTCGTCCAGCGCACTGGTGGCCTCGTCGGCAAAGATCCACTTCGGTTTCTTGAGCAACACGCGGGCAATCGCTAGGCGCTGTTGCTCGCCGCCCGAGAGCTTCTGGCTCCAGGCGTCCGTATGGTCTAACTGGTCGGCCAACTGGGGCAGCAGGGCGTCATGCAGTGCGGCGCGCAGTTGTTCGTCGGTGTAGCTGGCCGGTGTTTGTGGATAGGCCAGCGCGTCGCGCAGCGGGCCGTTCGGGAAATAGGGGCGCTGGGGGATGAACATGGTGTCGGCCGGGCGCTGCACCGTGCCGCGTGCAAAGGGCCAGATGCCCGCCAGTGTGCGGAACAGCGTGGACTTGCCGCTGCCCGAAGGCCCTTGCAGCAACACGCGGTCGCCCGCCTGGGCGTGCAGGGTGGTCTGGTCCAGCAGGACCGCGCCACCGGGCAACTCCAGGTGCAGGTCGCGCGCGTCCAGTGCTACAAAATCAGTAGCTGCTTGCGCAGTACTGTCGCGGGCTAGGGCCCTAAAAGATGCCTCAAAACTGGTCAGGCGGTCAGTGGTGGCGCGCCATGTCGCCAGGCTGCTGTAGCTGTCGACAAACCAGCTCAGCGCGCCTTGTACCTGCCCAAACGCGCTGGAGATCTGGATCAGCTCCCCGAGCTGGATGGCGCCGCTGAAAAAACGCGGTGCCGCCACGATAAACGGAAACACCACCGCTGCCTGGCCAAAGAAGCTGGTGAACCAGACCAGGCTTTTCTGCTTCTTGATCAGGCGCAGGTAGTTGTCCAGCACACGGCCAAAGCGCAGGTCGAGCTGGGCACGCTCTGCGGTTTCGCCACGGTCCAGGGCGATGGATTCGCTGTACTCACGCACCCGAATCATGTGATGGCGAAAGTCGGCTTCCACCTGTTGCTGCTGGAAGTTCAGCGCGATCTGCGGGCGGCCGATGTAGTGCGTGATGATGCTGCCCGCTGCGCAGTACAGCACCGCCATCCAGACCATGAAGCCGGGGATGTTGTATGCGTTCCCTTGCACGGTAAACGCAAAGCCACCCGACAGGACCCACAGAATGCCGACAAAGCTGGCCAGCGTAACCACCGAGTTCAGCAGGCCCATGGTCAGGCCGATGGTGAGGCCAGTGAACTGGTTGATGTCCTCCTGGATACGCTGGTCCGGGTTGTCGGGGTTGCCTTGGCCTGCCGGGGGCTGGCTGGTGAAACGCGCCAGCTCCAGCTTGTAAAACGCGTGGTTGGAGAGCCAGCGCTCCAGGTAGTGCGCAGTCATCCAGGCGCGCCAGCGCATTTCCAGCAACTGCGTCAGGTAAAACTTGTAGACCGCAATGATGATGGAGGCGAATGCGATGTAGGTGAAACGCCCCAACTGCGTCCAGAACACCGCGGCGTTTTTTTCCTGCAGCGCGTCGTAGAAAAGTTTGTTCCAGTCGTTGAACAACACGGCCATGTAGACCAGCCCGAGGTTCAGCGCAATGATGGCCAGCAGCAGGCCCCGGGCCTGCCATTTCTGCTCTGACGAGAAGTAGGGCGCTGACAAGGCCCAGACACGCTGTGTGAACAGCCTGAACGATGCCAGTTTGGTGCGCAGACCCGACACAAATGCCATGTAACCCCCTGTGAAACAAGGGGTCCATGGTAGCGTGGACAGGCCCTAGTTGCGCACGCCGCTGGCCACGTGGCCCGAGGGCACGTGTCGCGCGGCCGATTCAATGTGACCGGTCTGGTCGTCAAAGAAAAAGTCGGGTTCGAATTCGCGCAGAAACTCACCTTTGTCCAGGCCACCGAGGAACATGGCTTCGTCCACCTCAATGTTCCAGTCCATCAGCGTGCGGATGGCGCGCTCATGCGCCGGCGCGCTGCGGGCCGTGACCAGGGCTGTGCGTATGCGCATGTGAGGGATGTTGGCCCGTTGCATACGGTGCAGTGCCACCAGCAGGGGTTTGAAGGGGCCGTCTGGCAAAGGCTGCGCCACTTTGTCCATTTCGTGTTGCTGAAATGCAGTGAGGCCCTGCGCTTGGTATACCTGTTCAGCTTCGTCGCTGAACAGCACCGCGTCACCGTCGAACGCAATGCGCACTTCACCAGGGTGCGCTTCGCTGGCGTGGGCTGAGCGGGGGTAGACCTGCGCCGCGGGGACACCTGCGTCGAGTGCAGCGCGTACGTCGCTCAAGTGGGTACTCAGGAAAAGGTTGGCGTGCAGCGGTTTGAGGTAACGCCATGGCGCCTCGCCGCGGGTG belongs to Rhodoferax saidenbachensis and includes:
- a CDS encoding ABC transporter ATP-binding protein/permease translates to MAFVSGLRTKLASFRLFTQRVWALSAPYFSSEQKWQARGLLLAIIALNLGLVYMAVLFNDWNKLFYDALQEKNAAVFWTQLGRFTYIAFASIIIAVYKFYLTQLLEMRWRAWMTAHYLERWLSNHAFYKLELARFTSQPPAGQGNPDNPDQRIQEDINQFTGLTIGLTMGLLNSVVTLASFVGILWVLSGGFAFTVQGNAYNIPGFMVWMAVLYCAAGSIITHYIGRPQIALNFQQQQVEADFRHHMIRVREYSESIALDRGETAERAQLDLRFGRVLDNYLRLIKKQKSLVWFTSFFGQAAVVFPFIVAAPRFFSGAIQLGELIQISSAFGQVQGALSWFVDSYSSLATWRATTDRLTSFEASFRALARDSTAQAATDFVALDARDLHLELPGGAVLLDQTTLHAQAGDRVLLQGPSGSGKSTLFRTLAGIWPFARGTVQRPADTMFIPQRPYFPNGPLRDALAYPQTPASYTDEQLRAALHDALLPQLADQLDHTDAWSQKLSGGEQQRLAIARVLLKKPKWIFADEATSALDESTENLVYKRLLAQVESAQGALISIAHRPSVATFHDRRWTLTPRPHGDSGGARYTLTDEHPAT
- a CDS encoding 5'-nucleotidase; this encodes MALTLDGKLVVAISSRALFDFEEENQIFEQGDDRAYMQLQRERLDIPATPGVAFSLVKKLLAFNETPSQRVEVVILSRNDPVSGLRVMKSAAHYNLPIIRCSFTRGEAPWRYLKPLHANLFLSTHLSDVRAALDAGVPAAQVYPRSAHASEAHPGEVRIAFDGDAVLFSDEAEQVYQAQGLTAFQQHEMDKVAQPLPDGPFKPLLVALHRMQRANIPHMRIRTALVTARSAPAHERAIRTLMDWNIEVDEAMFLGGLDKGEFLREFEPDFFFDDQTGHIESAARHVPSGHVASGVRN